GAAGTCACCGTGGCTCAGAATGATCTGCCTTCTATGCACATTAGTTTCCTCGAAAGACAGCACATTAGTTTCCTCGAAAGACAGAGGACTGGTAATTGAACTCCCTAGTAAAGGAATTTGATGTCCGacgtgaaaattatttttctgacTGATTCTGGCCGGTCTTATTTTGTTCCAAGAAGCTGTAAAACAGTGCGGTAGAGCCAGGATCTTTAACTTTGTATATTTTGCTCACTGAAACTCGTAGCGCCGCGGATAATTACTTTCTCTTTGCTGTTGCTATACCAACCAAGTTTATGAGAACAcctattttaaatagaaaaaagtaaaGAATATGTACTGGATTTCACAAGGCCAGGTGATGAATTTGTTGCTTTATGAATATATTGCACTCGCAACGGCACCAAGGAAATGCAGGAATTTCCTTGATCAGCTTTGTTTGCGGATGCGTACCTGATAGTTTGAAGATGTTTCCAAACCATGGAACAATCTCAGAATTGTATTAATGGTTGTAGTTCGTTACCAAATTCAGAACAACCAGCCATTTCCTAACTCTTTATTTCAAACCAGAACTTTCTTTTCCAATACCAAATTTGCCACTAATTATACATTTTCCTTCCACatattagacaaaaaaaaataagcatctTTACAATATGCTAACCTGCCAATCAATTCTTTTGATATGCTACAACAGCTCTGTTATACACAACCTTCCCTTTCACCATATGAAAGTGAGATGAATGCTCCTACTGGGACAAAGTCTGGCTGCTACTGTTTCAAAAGTGATATATTCACCCCATGTAAATCCTCAACCAATTATTTCAAGCTACGAAATCATGAAATACGTGGGAGGAACTGAACCTGTGCTGCCTGTTCCCAGGATTTAAGCACTCAAAATCTGTGGCCCCAGCCCCCACCGAAGATGCTGCATTGTAGATATCATCATCCCCTCTCATGGaaacaaaaccatgatgagTTGTGCCTGGCATTGGAAGGTTGCCACCCTCGCAGTGCTGCAAACCCAATGTAAGAGACACCCCACTTCCATTTCCAAACCTTCCCACCTCAGACATTTGGTACGCAGCGGCAGCAGCCGCCATAAACCTATCACCACCCCCCTCGGAGTGAGCCATAGCATCAGAGAAGAGACCACAGTCATCCATACTAGGCCTTTGGTCCTCCCTCAGCTTTAGCAAGCCATACTCAGTAAAAGCCTCACCACGTGTGCCATTTTGGAAGTTGCTTCTTGTCGTTGATCCTGCCATTTCCATATCAGGAACGTGGTCAGATTTGGGATCCATCAACTGTCCTGCACTGCATCTTTCAGTGGCTGTGGAACTAGCACTTTGTTGGAATTCTTCCCCTCTGTCTTCAGAGGTTCCCATATCACCTTTTGTTGCTTTGGCTGCATTTTCAGAAGAAGAATTAGAGTCCATCTCTGCATCACCAAGCTCTTCTTTGTACATCTCTTCAACCATGGGCTTCCAGAGACGCACTCGTGCATTAATGAACCAGTTTGATACCTGAGCAAGGCAAATGAAGTGTCAAGAAACAAGTGGCACATATTGATCGAAGGCAAGTTGACCAGCAAGAGGTTTTGAATCGAAGTTTTAGTATATTCAACAACTCAATAACAGTTTCAGTAACTAACAACTAATTTAGAGATATAGCTCATATTGGAAAGATGGGTATAGAGAGGACTGGTTCCCCCAATGATTTTGTTGGCAACTCAAAATCTTCCCCGCCAGTCTATTTCTTGAAGTCCCATTATATATGCAAAATTGGTCTATATCTTTAGAAGAAGACGTCGGCAAACAGTATAGTAACTTTTGAATCCAACAAAATGAGAGTATATGCTGTTTTTTCACTTAGTTCACCTTCACCATACTTAACAAGGCCCACTCTCTCTCAACATCTCCCCATTTGCCACATCCATAGCCTTTAGGTTTCAGCAACATTTAAATTGCAGGACCCAAAACCCTGCCAAAAGGAGGTGTTCTATTTTGactcttgtttgtttttttagagagacTTGTGTATTTCAGCTCTCTTATGATAAAGACTCTCAAGTCTGACTGAAGACTAATTTCtagatgaaaaacaagttttagttAGTTTTTACCTGACTTCTAGTCAAGCCTGTCTGCCTTGCCAGCATGATCTTATCAGAATCCTTTGGATAACTGGTGagcaataaaaagacaattaaCTATGGTTGAAGTGGTAATGTTTTCCAAAATACCAGAAAAAAGTATGaaaccatgaaaagaagagaaaagactATAGTTAGTGGATTTACGGGTGGAGAAAATGCTCAAACAGCCAAGCACGAAGAATTGAAACAGAGCTTTCAGGCAGACCCCTTTGTGGCCTCCACGCATGCTGTTGCATCATACCAAGTTGATGAAGAGCCCTCTGTTGTCTAAGGTGCTGGTCCACATACCGGAGTCGTGTAATTCCAACTCCTTTACTGTTTTCTGAAGTTTCTTGTTCCCCGAGGCTTTTACGGGTTGCATGAATTTGGCCAGTTATTGCATCACGCAAGCACCGAAAGTGACGGGAAATAGTCTGGAGGGCAAGCGCTGTGTATGGTTTAGCTGCTCCACATCCTGATATCACATCAAATGAGGACACCACAATTTGCATCTGAT
The DNA window shown above is from Populus trichocarpa isolate Nisqually-1 chromosome 4, P.trichocarpa_v4.1, whole genome shotgun sequence and carries:
- the LOC7470013 gene encoding BEL1-like homeodomain protein 6, with product MATYYTSSNNQRDGAAMVYLPGSYPEAPVLPGNMMMYMNSGSYSDNLAGNSHQQNNCIEFQSVENSDSTPQQQEILSNLGGSRIGEHGFGAWRDGRNEMLVMHSVSGASSVLHGAQSLQGQGLSLSLGTQIQSGIQMPSISYRNTNPGLTSFLSPNSSITGDGGGRNGSSRDDQSRNIDYLTPGFSGGNHDMNKGDLSPYGMNSIARTIPNSKYLKAAQQLLDEVVNVRKAIKQPDKEKNQTTSEHGLNSAKDGDSGSKNGASNLQESTNSPSELSHAERQELQNKLTKLLSMLDEVDRRYKQYYHQMQIVVSSFDVISGCGAAKPYTALALQTISRHFRCLRDAITGQIHATRKSLGEQETSENSKGVGITRLRYVDQHLRQQRALHQLGMMQQHAWRPQRGLPESSVSILRAWLFEHFLHPYPKDSDKIMLARQTGLTRSQVSNWFINARVRLWKPMVEEMYKEELGDAEMDSNSSSENAAKATKGDMGTSEDRGEEFQQSASSTATERCSAGQLMDPKSDHVPDMEMAGSTTRSNFQNGTRGEAFTEYGLLKLREDQRPSMDDCGLFSDAMAHSEGGGDRFMAAAAAAYQMSEVGRFGNGSGVSLTLGLQHCEGGNLPMPGTTHHGFVSMRGDDDIYNAASSVGAGATDFECLNPGNRQHRFSSSHVFHDFVA